The Glycine soja cultivar W05 chromosome 6, ASM419377v2, whole genome shotgun sequence genome has a window encoding:
- the LOC114414166 gene encoding mitochondrial outer membrane protein porin of 34 kDa-like: MKKIQGLQAPNGATSPCAFQLFTTITINEPPSGLKAIFSFKVPDQRSRKLEVQYLHDYVGINTSVRLTANSIVNFSGVIGTNILALRADLSKAIGVIRHAANKFAICRIRECC; encoded by the exons atgaagaagatccaaggcctacaagctccaaatggagctacatcacctTGTGCGTTCCAGCTTTTCACAACTATCACTATTAATGAACCTCCTTCTGGTCTGAAGGCTATCTTTAGTTTCAAAGTTCCTGACCAAAGGTCTAGAAAG TTGGAAGTTCAGTACTTGCATGACTACGTTGGAATAAACACCAGTGTTAGGTTGACTGCAAACTCAATTGTCAACTTCTCTGGTGTTATAGGAACTAATATTCTTGCTCTTCGTGCTGATCTTTCTAAAGCTATTGGAGTCATTAGACATGCTGCAAATAAATTTGCTATATGTAGGATAAGAGAATGTTGCTAA